The region acctaaccccacatagaactctcacgtagaccatgggttagttcacaaagcgtaatggacaatgcttatcataccatgggatcacttgatccctcttggtacatcttgcacgctttgtgagttgatcaacttgattcactctttgtacatagtcttgatcaaccttgaatctttccaactctcttcatttggatgatgtcttgaaggtaaacatgaattatcacacaatcttcttcttcaagacatgcttgcaataagctcaacactcacatgaccaatctttggataattccttaatagcaccttgatcAACTTATAAAATCctagaaaccaacacatggacttcaagaaataccTATGGACAAATccctcaaatataactcaatgcaaccattagtccatatagaatgtcatcaattaccaaaaccacacatgagggcaccacatgtcctttcagaTGATAAATGTGAAAGCAGCTAGTGAAATCACAAAGTTTGAATATGATTTGAGCTACAGTACATGTGTACGTTTTCATTGTATACACTTGGTTTGAGTCACTGGGCCTTAATTTTCTCGGGACCATCAATCTCACGCGTTTGATGATAGTGGTACCTTATTCACCTATTGTCTTGTTATTCTGGTCTGGGTTTGGAATATCCTCTGCCATGGAGCTGCGAGAAAAGGTCCATAGTTTCCTATAACTTGGTAAGCAAAATAAAAAATTGATAATAGGAATAGATGGCATCAAATATTAACACAATCCAATGAACTACCTAGTACGGTATACCTACTAGTGCGTACCATACAAAGAGAGGTGCATCACATGAAAAATGTCAAAGCAGGTAGCAAACTCTCAAAATTTGAATATCATTTGAGCTACGGTCCATGTGTACATTTTCATTGTACACACTAGGCTGTAGTTATTAGATCTGTGAGGGCCACCCAATAATTCTTACTAACCAACTATTGTATTGCCCATTTGGATTATTTTACCTACAGTTGATGTCTTTTATGCATGTTGACACTTTTTGGTACAAGGAATCTAAACACCTAGCCGCCGCCGGCCAGAACAGTTGGTCGCTGCATAGTCAAAGTGAACCGTGAACAAGTTTAGCAAATTGAGAATATTAGTTTTGTGCAGTCCATACACGTTAACTAATTTAACCAATAACACGTTCTTTGATAGGGTCCAAGAATCACCCATCAAACTCGGTCACACGCCAGAAACAAGCATGTATGCACATGCATGAACCTGAGGCTTAACCACCCCAAGGTGGAGTCATGCCGCACGCTTTAAAAAGTTCTTTCCAAAAGTTTGTGCAGTCTGATTTACCGATTCAACATCTCAAGATGGAAATAGTGTTCAAACACGCATTATGCATTGTATACCAGAACAATATGACCGATGTCTGCTACTTGGTTAATCGAGTTGCTTTTCCATTAGAATTTAATTAGCTAGTTCATCTCGTCTTGTTGTGTGTGTAACCGTGTATGAAATTATAGACAATTAACATGCATACACCAATGCACGTCTAGACGTTAAGAGCTAAGCCTAGATTGCATAGGTAACAATTTTAGTGACCCAAGGGCGGTTCTGGGCGCGTGCCCATACATAGGCGGTGATTGGGAAGGTGTACATGATGGGGTGTCTTCTTCATCTCCTGGCATAGTGTCTTCACCTATGGGGGTGGCCTCTAAACGGGCTTTGCAACAGGCTCATTTTGGCTACTTTGACAGCAATTGGCTCAGTGGTAGACCAGATTATCCCCAAAAATGCTGCTTTCAAAGTGCCCAGATCCAGACTGCTTACATATGACAACCCTTCCACACTCACAAGTCTCGTTCACGTCGGTCTGGAGTTTAACTTGGAACCACTTCCTCCACATGTGAAAGTGAAGCTCGACGTTGAGGAAGCACTCACAGAGATTAATAAAGCACGCGATGTGCAAGCTAGAGTCGGGAGTGAGGTGGTGCATTTGCAGGCATTAAAATTGGAGAATACCATAGTAAAAGAGATGGATTGGGTAACTAAGACCACAGAGGAAGaaagggatgaagctaacccgttTGTAATCCTATGACTTGGGCACGTTCTCCGCGAAGACGCAACTGTCCGCCATCTTGATCACCAATGAATAGGTAATTGCGACCGTAGGTTGCAAGAAGCAGCCGATGTTAACAAGATGCAACAACATAGTGCCAGTGATGGTGCATGGCATCTATTAGCCCTTGGTCAATAACGACACCTTCTCCTTGGCCTTGGCAGTTGTGGTGCTTTTCCCATGCCGGTGATCTTGTCGTCCCTCATCGGATGCTTGGACTTGGGAGCCATGGAGCAGTGGTGCAGCAGAGCATGGAGTAGgtgcgcgaggaagaagaagaggaaaaggggcTGGCACATAAAGGCTTTCCTTCGTTAATCCCCTCTTTGTAAGTGAATGGACGGAGGAACGGCGGCAGCAAAGCCCCTCCACGTGGTAGGAAATCCCTTCACATCCCCATTAATACCTCTTAAAGTGCATGAGGATCTAGGGGTTGTCGTTAATTCTCGAGGAGATCAAGGCACACACCGCCGTGAGATGGGATGTGGCCTAGGTGGGGCCTCCACACGTCATTTTGAGCGGTTGTGAGGCTGTGCACATGGGCCGGATTGTCTGGGTGAAGAGACCAACCAATCTGATTGAGAGCAAATCGGGTCCAACAATTTAACTAGTATTACGCGAGAATACGTTGATTGGAAGTCAGTTGTGCCTAAATACCAATGTGCATGTCAGCTATCTTCACGAAAAGTCAAGACCGGAGTGGTTCATCCAAATTCGGGAGCAGTCCGGCTATGGGTGATTGACGACGTACTGTTAAGGGAGCTTCGAAGAACCAATTTGAACCTTGGCAAGTGAGAAGGTAGTGTTTTAGATCAGTGCCGATGAGGAGTTTGCCAAGCTTGAAGACTGGTCCAGGGGCTACTTATGGTGTTATAGCCTAGTGGTACCTCACCTTATAATTTCTGGTCCAAGTAGGTTGGTCTGAGGCCTCCTAGATCAATTTTCACCCCAGGCCATCTTGCCGGTCCAAGGGCCCTGTAGAAGGAACTCTCTGAAGGCCTTATTATCCAAGACAAGGAAGCCAGAGCGATGCAAGACTCCCCTCCATAGATGTAGCCGGCTAGGTCGTGTAACCCTATGGTCCACAGTATCTTAAACATAAGCCAGGGCGGAGCTAATCGATAGACACAATTACAATCTCTCAATTCAACAACAACAATCACAATATACATGAGCATGAGTACGTTTTTCCTCGCAAGGACGGCCCGAACCTATATAAACATGTCTCATGTTTCTCCTCGATCTATTGACCATGCCGGGATACCCTACCGAGTGATCTACCCTAATCAGCGTTGACACTATGGGAAACAATGTTTTTTTACCCGTATAAAAGTGATTGACATGGCTGTAATAGTGAAACATGAAAGTAAAGTTTTGTATATTTGAACTTCTTTCAATTACATATGGCCCGAAGCACATATTTCTTATCATCAAATTTGATGTTCTTCCTTCAAGAAATAAAAGAACACACTCTAATTACCTTTGCTTAGGATTTCAGCACAATTTGACTACCTGCCATATGCACAAAAAGGGTTTCTACATAGCTAGCTTGTCAAAATTGTTACACTATTAATTAGTGATCAAGAATAATCCTAAATCTTCTCCAGGGCTTGGAGAATATCATCCCTGAGTTCCTCAAACTTCTCAATCCCAAAGCTAAACCTCACCAAGTTGTCCTTGATCCCATTCTTGGCCTTCTCCTCATCACTCTTCCCCCTGATAAATACACAATCCATGCAATATAAGTCAAAATGTCGACCATAAATATATATAGTGTGAATCATCCTCTAAGATGCAAATGAGAGGAACCCTAGAGCGCCACGTACCAGAAGGACATGACTGCCGGCTGCTGCACGAGGCTCTCACACCCGCCAAGTGAGGTTGCGATGAAGGGTATCTCCAATGCGTCGATGAACCTCATGACGCCATGCAGGTCTGATGCCACCTCAAAGCTGATGACGCCACCGCAACCGGTCATTTGGCTCTTGGCGATGTGGTGCCATGGGCTGCTGATGAGTCCAGGGTAGTACACCCGCTCAATCTTGGGATGGTTCTCGAGCAAGCGCGCCATGCGCAATGTAGTGTGGTTTTGTGTTTCCACGCGAAGTGCCATCGTCTTGAGGCCGCGTATGATCATGTAGGCTGCGTCCTGCAGTAATTCAGTTCCAATGCAAGTGGTAAGCTTTCTAGTTTCTTGAATAAGAATGAGTGTTAACATATGCACCACAATTAGTATATACGACATACCGGACTAATGGCACCGCCGAGGTCGTGATTCCACGCACGTATCCTAGAGATGAGCGCATCCGAGCCGCTGATGCATCCTGCAATGACCTGAAATGGAATAACATGATGAGAAGTCTTAAACTATATAGACACTACTAGTGACCATGGAAGTAGAGGAGCAAAATGGCAGTGTAATTGTACGATCTACGAAAATACATGTGATCTAGTGTAGGTACTCACGTCGTGATGGCCGGCAATGTACTTTGTGGCAGAGTGCACGACGATATCGGCCCCGATGGTGAGTGGCTTCTGATTCATGGGCGAGGTAAGGGTGCTGTCGATGCACACCAGAGCCCCTTTGCGGTGACACAGCTCCGCGACGAGCTTAATGTCGATGCACTTGAGGTGGGGGTTTGTCGGACAGTCAGTGTAGAAGAGTGTCACCTGCATCATGGCCAAGCATCCCAAGAGTCAGAAAAAATTAACATACATGCATATGGATCCCTTGATTATATATGTGTTATGGAAATTAACTTACGTCGCCCTGGTCAAGAACGTCCTTGAGCGTCTCCATGTCATTCAGCTCGATGAATGTCACCTTGATGCCCATCTTTGAGAGCTTGTCGCCGATGAAGGCGCGCGCCTCGCTGTAGCACTCGGTCGTGGTCACCACGTGGCCGGCGCCGGGCGGTACGAGCGCGAGCAGCGTGGCGACGATGGCGTTCATGCCCGAGGACGTGACAAGCGTCGACTCGGCCCTCTCCAGCGCGCTGATCTTGTCCTCCAGGACCTTCACAGTGGGGTTGCCGTAGCGGCCGTACTCGAAGTTGTGGCGCCGGCCTTCCTTGAACGCGATGAGGTCGTGCGAGCTCTTGAACCAGTGCGTCGTGCCGCTCACGATAGGTGTCGCGATCGAGTCTGTGTCCATGGCGCTGTTCTTCCCCATCTTCTCCCCGGCGTGAACCGCCAGGGTCTCGTCTGAGAGAGTAGCATCTCGCTTCGGAGCCGTGGCGGCAGCAATGACACCGGGGTCATCCTGCTGCTCGGTGCCAGGGAGGGTGGCATCAAGGACCGCCTCCGGCCTCAAAGCGGTGACGCGCTTTGAAGAACGGCGAGCACGGAGCAGGCGGCGCTGCTCGGTGGGCGAAGCCTCGGTGGGCGAAGCCTTGTTGACGAGAGGAGACGACGACCGCGCCATGAATTACTAGGGCGATCGAGGAAGAGTCGTGAGAACAGGTGGAATCGAAGAAATTGGCGAAGCTCAGATAGGATGAATGAACAAGTTAGGCAGAGCTGCTCGTTTGTGTTCTTCCTACCTGTATACGTTGGCGTTCATATATACTGGCCGATCAGTCTGGCTCTGTGCGCGTCTACGTGTCTGCCTACATATAATATCGTCCCACTACCACATGCCACATGTGACATGCATCATAAGTCTAAGCCGCGTGGTAATTAAGATGTACTCCTAGTGGATCCATGATTAATCTATTCAATAAGGCATGTgatttgttcctcaaaaaaaaagcaTGTGATTTGTTAAGTGCAACGTGCCAGTTGGATTAAGAAATACTGGCCTGGGCCAGGACGAATCTAAGCGAACTAGATGAGGTCAAACCTGCGTGTTTACATCTACAAAGCCGTACTGTGATCCATGATACGCGCTGGAGAGGACCTCATTAAACAAAGTTGGGTTTGTTTGGCTTTCGCGGATACCTTGCTAGATTTGAGGGAACAAACAAAACCAGTGCAGTAGGATCTATAAGGAAGTAACAGCGGCGCATCAAATGGAAACCTAGGCATGAGACCACCGGTATAGAAAACGGTTGTGGAGGTGGTTCCtggatacaacccttagggcatttcTAACTCATCCTCTAGAAATAGCGGAGTATCCGGCGAAGTAAACCCTTAAAGAAGTATTTTTGCTCCACTAACTTTTCACCAGACCTAACCATTACCTTATATATAGCAGAGTATTTTTTTTCATTTGCATTTCATTTTCAGTAATTGAAACACATTTATTTGCTTCTTTATTTCATTCAACGACATTTTGATACATTGGAGTACATAATTCACCATTCTTCTCTAAGAAAGCAAGACCAAAAAAATAAGAACCACAATTTGACACTTTAAAAAATATCCAACTTTCATAATTGCTCCCACTAGTTGGATTAATATCttctctatgtcttcattgttgatacTCTCTGTTACCTTCTCGAGTTTGCACACTTCTTTCTTCTTTGATTCCAAAGAATATGACGTTGCTTcatctagtctcatctctagcctctatctaCCAACGAGTGCACGAGTATCTATGAATTCCACGATATCAATAGATAGATGTAATCTTCTTCCTAATACCAAAACTGGTATCCATCTTACAAACAAATTTGAGAAAACAATGAGCTACCAAAATTGTGTTGGCGAGCGGTGAACAACTGAATCAAAAGAAGCACATATCCCCATCTTTTTTGCACTTGAAGAACACCCATCTAGGCACCACCTGCCGTGGGCGGTCATTACACTTATGACCGGCAAAGGTGAGCCAACAAGCCGCTAGGCCAGCGCCGAGCCCGGGTGTGTCTTTGCCGGCGAACCGCCGAAGAGAGAGATTCAAGCGGCTAGAGGCGGAGTCATTACATGCATGTGGCGCGGAGACGTTGCCGGGGCTATGCGGTCTGGTACCCATCTGATCGATGTCAAGGTGCAGTAGCCGGCCTCCGGAAGCGCCAGATCTGGCGGCAGTGGCGATAGGCGCAGATCTAGTGGTTGTGCGCCGGCAACAGGTCGCAGAGGCACAAATCTTGGTGGTCAAGAACCACGGCGGAGCCTACGGAGCGTCCACGGTGGCAGGCGGTGGCCGGCGAGGGGTGGGAGGCACTGTGCCAGCATAGATGCGGCGCGGGAGTTGGGCGGGGGAGGCAGAGGAGGAGAGGAGATTTTTTACTCGGACGCCGAGCTACGGAGTAAAAATAGGGAGGCGTGGCTCGTGGCTGAAGATAATTTATCCTCCACTAGCGCCGATTGGGGATCGGCTAGGTGCCGGTTAGGGAAGTAAAACCAAATTTTCACTCCTCTAACCGGTTATAGAGGATCGGTTAGAGATGCCCTTGGACCATGTCATACACAATATCTAACCAATGTTGCGCATGCGTGCCGGGCATAACTCTAATCTCAGTCCGTTTTATACATTAGAATGGGCCTCATCAAATGGAAATCAAGGCATGCATACTCAGCTGATACTGGTGTGAGATACCTTTGGACACTTTTATTTCTGTGAAACAAGAGGTGTTTGTTCCGGTCGATTTCCATTAGAGAAACTGCCAGCGGTTTTGGCATAGTCTTACTCAAGGTGAAGCCAAGGTCACAAACCTTTTTTTTTGTCGAAAATATTTGAATATATTGCTAGAAGCCGTTCCTGTTGGTTGAATAAAAACTGAGGTATCTTCTCCAAGCGACTGTGTCAGGATATGATCATGCACTTCCGCACAACACACTACAATGAGCACCACATCATACAAAGCGAGTGCTTCATCCCTCTCGATCGAGACATCGTGAGAGTTGTAACATAGTCCGGTGAAGCACCGGCAGCGCCCGGTCCATCGTCTGCTTTCTCCCATTTGTTATCGACGTGCCAACCGCAGGGACCAGCTCGGCCGCCGCCTCTATAAAGAATGTTCCTATATCTATTTTTTCCTTGGCAACGCAAGGGTGTTATGTTGGGAACAAATAAACGCGTGGCTGGTCACTTGTTGCACGACTAACTATTTAATCTGGACCTCTGTAATTGGTGTCTAATACTACTTGTCTGCAAAGTATTTTGGCTTGTTGTATGACGCCTTCCAATGTGTTAGAAGGGTGAGACAAGGATTGGAggaatatgatggatgtattattgagcctcgagggcgagtatatattgagtacaagattTGGAAGGCAAGACGCCTCTCCTAGAGATAAGATATAAGACAGATTAGAAATCCTAGACTACCAAATACATGTAtaccaaatatatctctaacaccccccccccctcccccgcgcaGTCATAGAGGCAGCGTTGCGAACAACAGGACCGTCGCGGACGGTCNNNNNNNNNNNNNNNNNNNNNNNNNNNNNNNNNNNNNNNNNNNNNNNNNNNNNNNNNNNNNNNNNNNNNNNNNN is a window of Triticum dicoccoides isolate Atlit2015 ecotype Zavitan chromosome 2B, WEW_v2.0, whole genome shotgun sequence DNA encoding:
- the LOC119367037 gene encoding probable cystathionine gamma-synthase 2, translated to MARSSSPLVNKASPTEASPTEQRRLLRARRSSKRVTALRPEAVLDATLPGTEQQDDPGVIAAATAPKRDATLSDETLAVHAGEKMGKNSAMDTDSIATPIVSGTTHWFKSSHDLIAFKEGRRHNFEYGRYGNPTVKVLEDKISALERAESTLVTSSGMNAIVATLLALVPPGAGHVVTTTECYSEARAFIGDKLSKMGIKVTFIELNDMETLKDVLDQGDVTLFYTDCPTNPHLKCIDIKLVAELCHRKGALVCIDSTLTSPMNQKPLTIGADIVVHSATKYIAGHHDVIAGCISGSDALISRIRAWNHDLGGAISPDAAYMIIRGLKTMALRVETQNHTTLRMARLLENHPKIERVYYPGLISSPWHHIAKSQMTGCGGVISFEVASDLHGVMRFIDALEIPFIATSLGGCESLVQQPAVMSFWGKSDEEKAKNGIKDNLVRFSFGIEKFEELRDDILQALEKI